Proteins co-encoded in one Candidatus Thiopontia autotrophica genomic window:
- a CDS encoding GatB/YqeY domain-containing protein, translated as MPTLDKINSSVKDAMRSRDKDRLKTLRLITSTVKQIEVDERIEVDEERLLTVLDKMVKQRRDALSQFESAGRQDLADIETAEITIIQEFMPEQLSDSEIDEMIKQAIAETGASSMKEMGKVMGIIRPKAQGRADMGQLSGKIKAQLS; from the coding sequence GTGCCTACTCTCGACAAGATCAATTCAAGTGTCAAGGATGCGATGCGCTCCAGGGATAAGGATCGACTCAAGACCCTGAGACTGATTACCTCAACTGTAAAACAGATTGAGGTAGATGAGAGAATTGAGGTAGATGAAGAGAGACTTCTTACTGTGCTCGACAAGATGGTCAAGCAGCGCAGAGATGCCCTCTCCCAGTTTGAATCTGCAGGTCGCCAGGATCTGGCAGATATCGAGACCGCAGAAATCACCATTATTCAGGAATTTATGCCTGAGCAGCTGAGTGATAGCGAAATTGACGAGATGATAAAACAGGCCATTGCTGAAACGGGCGCATCCTCCATGAAAGAGATGGGCAAGGTGATGGGTATTATTCGTCCAAAGGCGCAGGGGCGTGCCGATATGGGCCAACTCAGCGGCAAGATCAAGGCCCAACTAAGCTAG
- the rpsU gene encoding 30S ribosomal protein S21 — protein MPSIRVRENENFDYALRRFKRAVEKAGTVAEAREREFYEKPTQVRKRKSAAAVKRTQKRVSRERSTMRRNRGLLSR, from the coding sequence ATGCCAAGTATACGAGTAAGGGAAAACGAGAATTTTGATTACGCACTGCGCCGCTTCAAACGTGCTGTCGAGAAGGCAGGCACGGTTGCAGAAGCTCGTGAACGTGAGTTCTATGAGAAACCTACGCAAGTTCGTAAACGCAAATCTGCAGCTGCTGTAAAACGCACCCAGAAGCGTGTCTCTCGTGAGCGTAGCACCATGCGTCGCAATCGCGGCCTACTCTCGCGCTAA